The Drosophila subpulchrella strain 33 F10 #4 breed RU33 chromosome 4, RU_Dsub_v1.1 Primary Assembly, whole genome shotgun sequence genome has a window encoding:
- the LOC119562898 gene encoding uncharacterized protein LOC119562898 isoform X5: MESLDQQLKELSFLNDEPSSTPSSASIGHVNVAELVNKIRQKQRETCTRMDGPPKPSKNYNELPQVPSSKQVSCSREPLYSKPLIGIDKTISGPMPFRKINNSDSGNGEIPINRKTTLDNPAILEQQLEALAYHKLQMEKKGLLGGQVKPPQSANSFAEPLSNTYSKSLIYGNINTKKNELVTKETGISANTYSNVHEAVLGPSHKMLSVCTNLLLENEVEDDVPPPPSPESAVSSSYSELRRASTAFNKPTGPSQNKQKLNPSLQMYANQYELQHGAIMKQVVLFFLYCV; encoded by the exons ATGGAGTCCTTGGACCAGCAACTTAAGGAGCTGTCCTTTTTAAACGACGAGCCTTCAAGTACCCCTTCGTCTGCATCCATTGGACATGTTAACGTTGCGGAGTTAGTTAACAAAATACGCCAAAAGCAAAGAGAAACTTGTACGAGGATGGACGGACCTCCCAAGCCATCGAAGAACTATAATGAATTGCCTCAG GTTCCATCAAGTAAGCAGGTTTCTTGTTCGCGGGAACCGCTATACTCTAAACCTCTAATTGGAATCGACAAAACAATAAGTGGACCCATGCCTTTTAGAAAAATTAACAATTCTGATAGCGGAAATGGCGAAATTCCAATTAACAGAAAAACGACATTGGACAATCCGGCAATACTAGAACAGCAATTGGAAGCCCTGGCTTACCACAAACTTCAAATGGAAAAAAAAGGTCTTTTAGGAGGGCAAGTTAAACCACCACAATCTGCCAACAGTTTCGCGGAGCCTTTGTCAAACACGTATAGCAAAAGCTTAATATATGGcaatataaatacaaaaaaaaatgaacttGTAACAAAGGAGACAGGTATTTCTGCAAATACCTACTCAAATGTTCATGAAGCTG TTTTGGGCCCGTCACATAAGATGCTGTCCGTCTGCACAAATTTATTATTAGAGAACGAAGTAGAGGATGATGTGCCGCCACCGCCGAGCCCAGAGAGCGCAGTGAGCTCTTCATATAGCGAGCTTCGGCGAGCCTCCACTGCTTTTAACAAGCCAACAGGTCCTTCGCAAAATAAACAGAAATTAAATCCTTCATTACAAATGTACGCAAACCAATATGAGCTGCAACATGGTGCTATAATGAAG caaGTTGtactcttttttttatattgtgTGTGA
- the LOC119562869 gene encoding apolipophorins encodes MARIKNKCLLVGILLTVLLTIPAKGEPTCNIGCPKSDNELLKYIPGNSYDYSFDSILTIGLSSGVFSESDDTSLKVSGSAKIFSKGNCGYTLQLSSVKVSNTKESVEKRILNNIQKPVQFTLVSGLLEPQICSDSSDLDYSLNIKRAVISLLQSGTKVEPEVDVFGQCPTHTSTSKVGNANIITKVRNLNNCAHREQINSGLVSGEVNEKAGITSSLLLQANYIKESKIVNSLLESVQLTETYKFIGSTKGNSEISAKVVTTLKLKNPSGTKANSPSTGSNVRSVIFQRPETYTSKNINALKTILSDLVDSTGDYVKKESAKKFVEFIRLLRQSDSETLLELAAYPHPNKVLARKVYLDGLFRTSTAESARVILKQLPKFDDKEKLLAILSLNLVKSVDKETLNQAAAQLLPNAPKELYLSVGSLVAKFCLGRNCQGPEIEAISKKFIDGLKRCKPNTKKEEERIVYILKGIGNAKSLSDNTAAALSECASTGRSNRIRVAALKAFSSIECNGALQTKALELLKNRNEDSELRIEAYLSAISCPNAEVANQVSEIVNSETVNQVGGFISSNLKAIRDSTDASREQQRYHLGNIRVTKKFPADYRRYSFNNEVSYKLESLGLGASSDYQLIYSQHGFLPRSSRINVTTEIFGTNFNVFEASVRQENFEDVLEYYLGPKGLLNKDFNEIVKIIEVGNNANTGAGGRARRSIADDVAKTSKKYKTYGSKNVQDLNLDISLKLFGSELAFLSLGDNIPSTLDDIINYFSNSFEKAKQELSSFEKQLSSHHLFLDTDLAYPTSIGVPLEIVAQGFAATKIDLAVNLDINAVLEQNWQKAKYRLKVVPSVDVSVNLQVGFNSQVLSTGLRVVSTAHSATGNDITVAVIKDGEGFNVDVELPREKLELVDVKIDTELYVAEQDKQKAVALKGNKKNKNAQPREICFNQAEVVGLNICIESSTSLSDFQAGSGNDAEKGIAISDQFHLSKPFSFAIYLTAERKFTFKGVHTNEPSGQKWKLDYSTPGSKVSHDASVVFELGSKPRTYGRLSFDNSQYHFGVEAGINNDNSELVIYGQYEQDKDIKKSKIGLSKHGNEYKPLIEIQDNNGISNSINGYRADGKIVVKKTSDKITRYNFENFQVSNANNDRIIVNGWSDVGQSSFNSELRIASDQKSFLIKGNFELENGQYAAGLFINDERTPEHVYGSSVQLTIADQSYALKAIGKAATWSINSDAGFDFQRDDESSSLRAGSLVQNVEVHHKNKRVGAAKVKSTFDVNKLDLDVEISREEKVGSLNVKYKSNQRNVQDYSLEVSGKLNKHSIDVVSKCDFNGNAYVVDNSITTSWGTLLSAKGELGQRYSVQDIKIDLQGTVQVSGKDKSYQWVLKVLGTPDKTSSEFKIIRDTAELVKLTGESQHPQDKISAAKLNLIVKNQLTAKGEFRVAKNGKGDLTATFETLKTEPKHKLEIESKFHIQAPKYDVDTTLSLDGEKKLHLKSENTIDKLKFSTKNIGESNDKKVIFEANGSVKGELRTNGEVQGAFTLTTPDGRVIDGNINRKSSTNAKTGVVQGNMDAQISDTPSGSNKKRSITLKGKLDRLNPKTKEFSASNTLVYTALDGEKSELSFQIKQQPHGEAKDLDLSLKANGNPLLQPIEVAIVIGEYSAQHAVISITSKYGELFSVKANGNYNNKQGILPATYDLQANIEIPKSSLKFVDIKSNGKLLRPSTVNNNAAYTLEFFVDSKTGQGQFARVNTLWNGTPNGGNLDFEAQTNNMESPLKFNGKYQREQNGSLKDGDLSGKQKYIVNAQYGNQYVKTDTSLSYGAEEVDITYVLDSSFESAKDISLNIRTQKSVDDSTYVVTVQAKQAEKSYIWDTKLYRSTHKKGVDIRLNLLKEKPIIITSIFEILGERKGKVAFEVQNLAELDIKINSEASYVSIDDFYVVGSWSSKKLKLDGYELEARAQGKNIKIQLKNVNGVIFLGTATYALKKEQNKDIIDGQGQVQYQGKSHSGNFKLTHQLFDVTTDKEVGFSYTFNGNFGTKNGLSTIKITNKEFNTKFSICEEKRQCTNIQVQSLVSIDEQKLDAVEHSTLVLVDLRELGYPYEFELKSQNIRQGFKYQYHLDSFIITGNNFKYQLTANVQPASITIKLTLPKRQILLETAQKTPADGNIFGHYEQSVSFFIDKLQRPDDVVRVLAILDVSGIEHVALNANGQVKLEHPTIRPLSISGRLNGNVDQQIASAEIVFDVFRLPEQKVVGNSEWRNSPSKNGFNIASTTTVKSAGLQFLYQITTNAAVDKEAQEYNFGLEINDNGSIDIKAKSILSKENLEISLSESNKQIVRIVGDFNSQKRYAKFNTKVQVIDKNPIEFSSEIQPTSAKISLKRQDFIDGNAEIKLGKELKFDVSGSGKQLFNGRVALDATNFLQTNYVFNDDNVNAFLLDADTEVNKDTEYIAKNIKARFEKLQQATDKNIKLAKEALPDFSKLQGKLVENTKSLIQELEADPSIAPIIDGVRTSFVKISAIIDDLGKVLLETFEKAQKTLVETYEKLQALWKDSLLKAWEDIILTVNNLVGTLHKELIRVYTKTIKSLLSVLDKYGPALKNYGKAVAETLKPINDAVQEIVKLLVRAAEGAIDELKEYAANLPSFESIRNEIDDKVKSLKLIEKATELVNSLFDQLSILPQTPETTEFLQKLQDYLSAKLKQQQINDEKSLEELGKLLIKAVRSIWVSIKSTAPGSSAHAIDFQSWFGSLTHSLDSLSTLPTILSFRSSFLNYLLNENWDALFNKNVLKSWIFFNDFELRGHVVDGQHIFTFDGQNFAYPGNCKYILAQDSVDNNFTIIGQLANGKLKGITLVDRDGNFAEVADNLALKINGNLVEYPQQLSGLHAWRRFYTVHLHSEYGVSIVCTTDLKVCHLNINGFYTSKTRGLLGNGNAEPYDDFLRIDGTLAADSAALGNDYGVGKCTAVALDKDQVESPKREEICSEIFGFESPLAFNFMTVDSRPYRQACDNAVAKIAEKDKEAAACTFALAYGSAVKQINKWVLLPPRCIKCGGPVGQRDLGDEFTVKLPNNKADVVFVVDINVTPVVLSNLIAPAINEIRESLKSRGFTDVQVGVVVFDESKRYPALLTSENGKINYKGNLADVKLNGVKNFCDDCVEQIITEKRILDIYNSLKEIVKGIAPQADEKAFQLALDYPFRAGAAKSIIGVRSDSLEYKNWWKFVRAQLTGSVTKFDGALLHLIAPVKALTLEGVPAEKLIGFNSRLVATLDGKDQKKRTKLQFDNDMGIDFVLNNGGWVFATQNFDKLKAADQKKMLNQITSSLADTLFKTEIVSECRCLPIHGLHGQHKCVIKSSTFVATKKPKAA; translated from the exons ATGGCGAGGATAAAAAACAAATGCCTATTGGTTGGAATCCTCCTGACTGTGTTATTAACAATACCAGCAAAGGGCG aACCCACTTGCAATATAGGATGTCCGAAAT CGGATAATGaattattgaaatatataCCTGGAAATTCCTATGACTACTCCTTCGACAGTATTTTAACCATTGGACTGAGTAGCGGGGTTTTCAGTGAATCCGATGATACCAGTCTCAAAGTATCCGGGTCAGCAAAAATTTTTTCGAAAGGAAACTGTGGGTATACTTTACAGCTAAGTTCCGTAAAGGTGTCCAATACAAAAGAGTCCGTAGAGAAAAGGATTTTGAACAACATCCAGAAACCAGTGCAGTTCACGCTGGTTAGTGGACTCTTGGAGCCACAAATTTGTTCAGATTCCAGCGACTTGGATTACTCGCTGAATATTAAGCGGGCAGTTATATCATTATTGCAATCGGGAACAAAAGTGGAACCCGAAGTTGATGTTTTCGGTCAGTGCCCCACGCATACTTCGACATCAAAAGTAGGCAATGCGAACATAATAACGAAGGTTCGCAACTTAAACAATTGTGCACACAGGGAGCAGATAAACAGTGGTCTGGTGTCCGGGGAAGTGAACGAGAAAGCTGGTATCACGTCCAGCCTACTATTGCAGGCGAATTATATAAAGGAGTCAAAGATTGTAAACAGTCTTCTTGAAAGTGTTCAGCTGACAGAAACATACAAGTTCATTGGGTCTACCAAGGGAAATTCCGAAATCAGTGCAAAGGTAGTCAcaacattaaaactaaaaaatccTAGCGGGACGAAAGCTAACTCGCCATCTACTGGCTCCAATGTTAGAAGCGTGATTTTCCAACGACCAGAAACCTACACATCGAAAAATATAAACGCGTTAAAAACGATACTATCCGATCTTGTGGATTCGACTGGCGATTATGTGAAAAAAGAAAGCGCTAAAAAGTTCGTAGAGTTTATTAGGTTGCTTCGTCAATCTGATAGTGAGACTTTATTAGAACTGGCTGCATATCCACATCCGAACAAAGTCTTGGCCCGCAAGGTATACTTGGATGGATTGTTTCGCACCAGTACCGCAGAGTCTGCCAGAGTTATACTAAAACAGCTTCCTAAGTTTGATGATAAGGAAAAATTACTAGCGATACTGTCTTTAAACTTGGTTAAAAGTGTGGACAAAGAGACACTCAATCAAGCGGCTGCTCAGCTGTTACCGAATGCGCCTAAGGAATTGTATCTATCTGTGGGTAGCTTAGTTGCTAAATTTTGTTTAGGAAGAAATTGCCAAGGACCTGAAATCGAAGCAATATCTAAAAAGTTTATAGATGGCCTGAAACGATGTAAGCCAAATACTAAAAAGGAAGAAGAACGCATTGTGTATATTTTAAAGGGAATAGGAAATGCCAAAAGCTTAAGTGACAATACTGCTGCTGCCCTTAGTGAGTGCGCCTCCACGGGCCGCTCCAATCGAATTCGTGTAGCTGCTTTGAAAGCATTTTCAAGCATTGAATGCAATGGAGCGCTGCAAACTAAGGCTTTGGAACTACTCAAGAACCGCAACGAGGACTCAGAGTTACGCATTGAAGCCTATTTGTCCGCAATTTCATGTCCCAACGCAGAGGTGGCCAACCAGGTTTCAGAAATAGTCAATTCCGAAACAGTTAACCAGGTAGGAGGATTTATTTCATCAAACTTAAAAGCCATTCGCGACTCGACAGACGCCAGCCGTGAGCAGCAAAGGTACCATTTAGGAAACATTCGAGTGACTAAGAAGTTTCCTGCGGATTACAGACGATACAGTTTCAACAATGAGGTTTCCTACAAACTGGAATCCCTTGGCCTTGGAGCCAGTTCTGACTACCAATTAATTTATTCGCAACATGGATTCTTACCCCGATCATCTCGTATTAATGTTACAACAGAAATTTTTGGAACTAACTTCAACGTATTTGAAGCAAGCGTACGTCAAGAAAACTTTGAGGATGTGTTGGAATATTATCTAGGACCGAAGGGGTTGCTAAACAAAGATTTCAATGAAATTGTTAAGATCATTGAAGTTGGAAACAACGCAAATACTGGAGCTGGTGGTCGAGCCCGACGCTCAATTGCCGACGATGTTGCTAAGACATCGAAGAAGTATAAAACTTACGGCAGCAAAAATGTGCAAGATCTCAATTTGGATATATCATTGAAACTCTTTGGTTCGGAGTTGGCGTTCTTAAGCCTTGGTGACAACATACCAAGTACTTTGGATGACATCATAAATTATTTCTCAAATTCTTTTGAAAAGGCAAAGCAAGAACTATCTTCGTTTGAAAAGCAACTGTCCAGTCACCACTTGTTCCTTGATACAGATCTCGCTTATCCAACTAGCATTGGAGTACCTCTGGAAATCGTAGCTCAAGGCTTTGCAGCTACCAAAATCGATCTTGCTGTTAACCTTGACATCAATGCAGTTCTGGAACAGAACTGGCAGAAGGCAAAATATAGATTAAAGGTTGTTCCGAGTGTGGATGTAAGTGTCAACCTTCAGGTAGGTTTCAATTCCCAAGTACTATCCACTGGCCTCCGAGTGGTATCAACTGCGCATTCCGCGACCGGAAACGATATAACCGTAGCCGTTATCAAGGATGGAGAAGGTTTTAACGTTGACGTCGAACTTCCACGCGAAAAACTGGAGCTTGTTGATGTTAAAATTGACACCGAACTATATGTAGCCGAAcaagacaaacaaaaagcggtTGCCCTTAAGGGcaacaagaaaaataaaaatgcccAACCTAGGGAGATATGCTTTAACCAAGCTGAAGTTGTCGGCCTAAACATATGCATTGAGAGTTCAACAAGCTTGAGCGACTTTCAAGCAGGAAGCGGTAATGATGCTGAAAAAGGAATTGCTATATCGGACCAATTTCATTTATCTAAGCCATTCAGTTTTGCCATTTACTTGACGGCGGAACGCAAATTTACATTCAAAGGGGTTCACACAAATGAGCCTTCCGGCCAGAAGTGGAAATTGGACTACTCCACTCCTGGTTCCAAAGTATCTCATGATGCAAGTGTAGTTTTCGAGCTTGGATCTAAGCCTAGGACTTATGGTAGATTATCCTTCGACAATTCTCAATACCACTTTGGAGTTGAAGCTGGAATAAACAACGACAACAGCGAATTGGTAATATATGGCCAGTACGAACAAGATAaggacattaaaaaaagtaaaatcgGCCTTAGCAAGCACGGAAATGAATATAAGCCtttaattgaaattcaagACAATAATGGCATCTCAAACAGCATAAATGGGTATCGCGCTGACGGAAAAATCGTAGTTAAAAAAACCAGCGATAAGATAACAAGATacaattttgaaaacttcCAAGTGTCGAATGCGAATAACGACCGCATAATTGTAAATGGATGGTCGGATGTTGGCCAAAGTTCATTTAACTCCGAGCTTCGTATCGCTTCAGATCAGAAGTCGTTCTTAATAAAGGGAAATTTTGAACTGGAGAACGGTCAGTATGCGGCAGGTTTATTTATAAACGATGAACGAACACCCGAACATGTTTATGGAAGTTCGGTACAATTGACAATAGCAGATCAGTCCTATGCTCTTAAAGCTATTGGCAAAGCTGCTACTTGGTCCATTAATAGCGATGCCGGCTTTGATTTCCAAAGAGATGATGAATCCAGCTCTTTACGTGCAGGTTCTCTTGTGCAAAATGTGGAAGTCCATCATAAAAATAAGCGAGTTGGAGCAGCAAAGGTAAAGTCCACTTTTGATGTAAATAAATTGGATCTCGACGTGGAAATTTCACGTGAGGAAAAAGTCGGTTCACTTAACGTCAAATACAAAAGCAATCAGCGAAACGTACAAGACTATTCTCTGGAGGTGAGTGGAAAGCTCAATAAGCATTCTATCGATGTTGTATCCAAATGCGATTTTAATGGAAACGCTTATGTTGTCGACAACAGTATTACAACCAGTTGGGGAACTTTACTATCTGCGAAGGGTGAACTAGGACAACGATACTCGGTCCAAGACATCAAAATTGACCTTCAGGGCACCGTTCAAGTAAGTGGAAAAGACAAATCTTATCAATGGGTTCTCAAAGTACTTGGCACACCTGACAAAACCAGCAGTGAGTTTAAGATTATCCGTGACACAGCAGAGCTTGTCAAACTAACCGGTGAGTCCCAACACCCTCAAGACAAAATATCCGCGGCGAAGCTTAATCTTATTGTCAAGAATCAATTAACTGCTAAGGGCGAGTTTCGCGTAGCTAAAAATGGTAAGGGTGACTTGACTGCCACATTTGAGACTCTAAAGACTGAACCGAAGCACAAACTAGAAATTGAATCCAAATTCCATATACAAGCTCCTAAGTATGATGTTGACACTACCCTATCGCTTGATGGAGAAAAGAAATTGCATTTGAAGTCTGAAAACACCATAGATAAGTTGAAGTTTTCCACTAAAAATATTGGGGAATCAAACgacaaaaaagttattttcgAGGCCAACGGTAGCGTTAAAGGAGAATTGCGAACAAATGGCGAAGTTCAAGGTGCATTTACATTGACAACTCCCGATGGGCGAGTCATTGACGGTAATATTAACCGTAAGTCTTCAACAAATGCAAAAACGGGTGTGGTGCAAGGAAACATGGATGCACAGATTAGTGATACACCATCTGGCAGCAATAAAAAACGATCAATTACACTAAAGGGAAAGCTTGATCGGCTTaatccaaaaacaaaagaattTTCTGCAAGCAATACTTTAGTATACACGGCATTGGATGGAGAAAAGTCTGAGCTAAGCTTTCAAATTAAGCAGCAACCTCACGGCGAAGCTAAAGACTTGGACTTAAGCCTTAAGGCTAATGGAAATCCACTCCTCCAACCCATTGAGGTTGCCATTGTCATAGGGGAGTACAGTGCACAGCATGCTGTGATAAGTATCACAAGTAAATATGGGGAGCTCTTCTCAGTTAAAGCAAATGGAAATTACAATAACAAGCAAGGCATCTTGCCGGCTACATATGACCTTCAAGCTAACATCGAAATCCCAAAGTCCAGCTTAAAGTTCGTGGATATTAAAAGTAATGGAAAACTGTTAAGACCATCAACGGTCAATAACAATGCTGCTTATACTCTTGAATTTTTCGTGGATTCCAAAACCGGTCAGGGTCAATTCGCTCGTGTCAACACACTGTGGAACGGTACGCCAAATGGAGGAAATTTGGATTTTGAAGCTCAAACCAATAACATGGAGTCTCCATTAAagttcaatggaaaatatcagCGGGAGCAAAATGGCAGTTTGAAGGATGGTGACCTTAGCGGCAAGCAAAAGTACATAGTTAATGCACAATACGGAAATCAATACGTGAAGACGGATACATCCCTTTCTTATGGTGCCGAGGAAGTAGATATAACATATGTGCTGGATTCCAGCTTCGAATCTGCAAAGGATATTAGCCTTAATATCCGCACTCAAAAATCTGTTGATGACTCGACGTATGTAGTCACTGTACAAGCCAAACAGGCGGAAAAGTCATACATTTGGGATACTAAATTGTATCGTTCGACCCACAAAAAGGGTGTTGATATTCGTTTGAATTTGTTAAAGGAAAAGCCCATTATTATCACGAGCATCTTCGAAATATTGGGAGAGCGAAAAGGAAAGGTAGCTTTTGAAGTACAAAACTTGGCCGAATTGGACATTAAAATAAACAGTGAAGCATCTTACGTCAGCATTGACGATTTTTATGTAGTTGGTAGCTGGAGCTCTAAGAAATTAAAGCTGGATGGTTACGAACTTGAAGCACGAGCACAGGGTAAGAACAtaaaaattcaactaaagaatGTGAATGGCGTAATATTCCTAGGCACAGCCACATATGCTCttaaaaaagaacaaaataagGATATTATCGATGGCCAAGGCCAAGTGCAGTATCAAGGAAAATCACATAGTGGAAATTTTAAGTTGACCCATCAACTTTTTGATGTTACTACGGATAAGGAGGTTGGGTTCTCGTACACTTTTAATGGTAATTTTGGAACCAAAAACGGCCTATCCACAATTAAGATTACAAACAAGGAATTCAACACGAAGTTTTCCATTTGCGAAGAAAAGAGACAGTGCACAAACATTCAAGTGCAATCCCTAGTAAGCATAGATGAACAAAAACTGGATGCCGTGGAACACTCAACCCTTGTTTTGGTTGATCTGCGTGAACTTGGTTATCCATATGAGTTTGAGCTAAAGTCCCAAAATATACGCCAAGGATTTAAGTACCAGTACCATCTAGATAGCTTTATTATAACcggaaataattttaaataccaACTGACTGCAAACGTTCAGCCTGCGTCAATTACTATTAAATTAACGCTTCCAAAACGACAAATTTTGTTAGAGACCGCGCAAAAAACACCTGCGgatggaaatatttttggtcACTATGAGCAATCAGTTTCATTCTTTATTGATAAGCTGCAAAGACCCGATGATGTTGTTCGTGTTCTTGCTATTCTTGACGTCTCGGGCATCGAGCACGTTGCCCTAAACGCCAATGGTCAAGTTAAGCTCGAGCATCCAACTATTCGGCCATTGAGTATTTCTGGAAGACTTAATGGTAACGTAGATCAACAAATCGCAAGTGCTGAAATAGTTTTTGATGTTTTTCGACTGCCGGAACAAAAGGTTGTTGGAAACAGCGAATGGCGCAATTCCCCATCCAAAAATGGTTTCAACATTGCATCTACTACAACTGTCAAATCTGCTGGCCTTCAGTTCTTATACCAAATAACCACCAATGCGGCAGTAGATAAGGAAGCCCAAGAGTACAATTTTGGTCTGGAAATCAATGATAACGGTTCCATCGATATTAAGGCAAAATCGATTTTAAGTAAGGAAAATCTAGAAATCTCTTTGAGTGAATCAAATAAGCAGATTGTTCGAATAGTCGGCGACTTTAATAGTCAAAAAAGATATGCAAAATTCAATACGAAAGTCCAAGTTATTGATAAGAATCCAATTGAATTTTCAAGTGAGATTCAACCTACATCTGCTAAGATTTCACTAAAGCGTCAAGACTTCATTGATGGCAATGCTGAAATCAAGTTGGGCAAGGAACTAAAATTCGATGTTTCTGGTAGCGGCAAGCAATTATTCAACGGACGCGTGGCTTTAGATGCAACCAATTTCTTGCAAACAAACTATGTTTTCAATGATGATAACGTGAATGCCTTTCTg CTCGACGCTGACACGGAAGTAAATAAAGACACGGAATATATTGCTAAGAACATCAAGGCACGATTCGAAAAACTACAACAAGCCACcgataaaaatattaaattagcaAAGGAAGCCCTTCCAGATTTCTCAaaactgcagggcaaattggTCGAAAATACAAAGAGCCTTATTCAAGAGCTTGAGGCAGATCCCTCAATCGCACCGATTATTGATGGAGT aaGAACTTCATTTGTGAAAATATCGGCTATAATTGATGACTTAGGCAAGGTATTATTGGAAACATTCGAAAAAGCCCAAAAGACACTTGTTGAAACTTATGAGAAATTGCAAGCTCTTTGGAAGGACTCGCTCCTCAAAGCGTGGGAAGATATTATCTTAACTGTAAACAATCTAGTTGGTACACTACATAAGGAATTGATCAGGGTCTACACAAAGACAATTAAAAGCCTTCTTTCCGTGCTCGATAAGTATGGCCCAGCACTGAAAAACTATGGCAAGGCCGTCGCTGAAACTCTGAAACCAATCAACGATGCAGTTCAAGAAATAGTAAAGCTCTTGGTTCGCGCGGCTGAAGGTGCAATCGACGAACTTAAAGAGTATGCCGCAAACTTGCCGTCATTTGAAAGCATACGTAATGAGATTGATGACAAAGTTAAAAGTCTGAAGCTCATTGAAAAAGCTACAGAGCTTGTAAACAGTCTATTTGATCAGTTAAGTATTTTACCGCAAACTCCGGAGACCACTGAGTTCCTTCAAAAACTACAAGATTACTTAAGCGCAAAGctaaagcaacaacaaattaATGATGAAAAGTCGCTTGAAGAGCTTGGAAAGCTTTTAATTAAGGCCGTACGCTCAATTTGGGTCTCGATTAAAAGCACTGCTCCAGGATCATCTGCTCATGCTATTGATTTCCAATCATGGTTTGGTTCCCTGACACATTCTTTAGATTCCTTGTCTACACTCCCAACCATACTTTCATTCAGATCAAGTTTTTTGAACTATTTGTTGAATGAGAATTGGGACGCTCtgtttaacaaaaatgtacTTAAGTCGTGGATATTCTTTAATGACTTTGAGCTACGAGGCCATGTCGTCGATGGTCAGCACATATTCACTTTCGACGGTCAGAATTTCGCGTACCCTGGAAACTGCAAATATATCCTGGCTCAAGACAGTGTGGACAATAATTTCACAATTATCGGCCAGCTTGCAAATGGAAAGCTTAAGGGCATCACGCTCGTAGATCGGGATGGTAACTTTGCTGAAGTAGCCGACAATTTGGCACTGAAGATAAATGGAAACCTTGTTGAGTACCCACAACAATTGTCTGGTCTTCACGCATGGCGCCGATTCTATACCGTTCATTTGCATTCTGAGTACGGAGTAAGCATTGTTTGCACCACGGATCTAAAGGTTTgtcatttaaatataaatggcTTCTACACAAGTAAAACGCGGGGACTTCTGGGCAACGGCAATGCAGAGCCATACGACGACTTTCTGCGAATTGATGGTACTTTAGCAGCAGACTCGGCCGCCTTGGGCAACGATTACGGAGTTGGTAAATGTACAGCAGTTGCACTTGACAAGGACCAAGTGGAGAGCCCGAAAAGAGAGGAAATATGTAGTGAGATATTTGGATTTGAATCACCACTTGCCTTCAACTTTATGACGGTTGACTCCAGACCTTACCGCCAGGCATGTGATAATGCCGTTGCTAAAATAGCCGAAAAGGATAAGGAGGCTGCTGCATGTACGTTTGCTCTGGCCTACGGTTCCGCTGTCAAACAGATTAACAAGTGGGTGCTATTGCCACCGCGTTGCATCAAGTGCGGTGGACCTGTGGGGCAGAGGGACCTTGGAGACGAGTTCACTGTCAAGCTGCCAAACAACAAGGCGGACGTGGTATTTGTCGTCGATATCAATGTAACACCAGTAGTCCTTTCCAATCTAATAGCGCCTGCAATCAATGAAATTCGAGAGTCGCTGAAAAGCCGTGGTTTCACAGATGTCCAAGTCGGAGTTGTTGTATTTGACGAATCCAAGCGATATCCCGCTCTACTCACAAGTGAAAATGGCAAAATTAACTACAAGGGAAACCTGGCCGATGTTAAGCTCAATGGAGTAAAGAACTTCTGTGACGATTGCGTCGAGCAAATTATCACTGAAAAACGAATCTTGGATATTTACAACTCATTAAAGGAAATAGTAAAGGGCATTGCACCTCAGGCCGATGAAAAGGCGTTCCAATTGGCATTAGACTATCCATTCCGTGCTGGTGCGGCAAAGAGCATTATCGGTGTGCGAAGCGATTCTTTGGAATATAAAAACTGG TGGAAATTTGTTCGAGCTCAATTGACTGGATCTGTTACCAAGTTTGACGGTGCGCTTCTCCATCTTATTGCACCAGTGAAGGCGCTCACACTAGAAGGAGTGCCGGCTGAAAAACTAATTG GCTTCAACTCTCGTTTGGTGGCTACCCTTGATGGAAAGGATCAAAAGAAGCGAACCAAACTGCAATTCGATAATGACATGGGTATTGACTTCGTCCTTAATAACGGTGGTTGGGTGTTTGCAACGCAAAACTTCGACAAGCTAAAGGCAGCGGATCAAAAGAAAATGTTGAACCAGATTACGTCATCGCTGGCAGATACACTCTTTAAGACCGAAATTGTCAGTGAATGTCGCTGTCTGCCGATTCATGGATTGCACGGCCAACACAAGTGCGTCATCAAGTCCTCGACATTTGTTGCAACCAAGAAGCCCAAAGCTGCCTAA